AGTGATCTCTATATGTATTCTCCTTAATCCAGTTCCAGGCAAGGTTTCTTTTCTATTGGTAGAGGGAGAGGATATTTGGATCATTACATCTTTTATGTAAATTATAACTCTAGGTGAATGAGTTTTGGATCTCCTTCTTTCTGCTACATTTTCATTACAATGTAAACATCAAACACCCATCAGGAAGCCATCAATGCTCAAAAGTTCCTCACCAACTACTTCACATTCACACAGGCGTTAGTGCCAAGTGTCAGAGGTTGAAGAAATGCTCATGGTTTGACAGAATGCCATCGGGACAAAGCAAAGAACACAGATCTGTACCATTCTTCCTTGTTCAAGTAATTTATATATCTATACAAGCAAGACCAAACCGAGTGGCGATAATTATACACATTGGAAGAAAGCAAAGACACGGACCTATGTGTACATATCAATATACTGTGCTgttctcttcttctttgttggACTCTGCCATATCTACACCAGCACAGATCAGAAGCACTGGAACACAGATCGGAGAGCAGGCTTGTACGTGGGATTTGCTGCCAAAGGCAACCTTCTTTTCTTGGTTTTCCAACTCAAAATGGAGCTGTTACAGTTCTCTGCAGCGCACGCCTGGAAGTAGTGGGGTTCTGTGAAGCTACTACTGTCATACGCAGCTGTCGCAGATTTTGAGAAGAACCACAATAGATCATCTAACATGTCGCTCTAGAAACAAGGATGGAGTTAAAAGTTACCTCTTCAAGCTCTCTCCTTAGCGCATGGTTCTCATTCAGCAGACGAGCAACTTCTAGCTCAAGCTCATTTATGTAGGCCTGTCTCGTGGAAGACGATCGAGGTTAGAATTCTTGAACCCATTTGAGAGTGGTCATCATTGGAAGAGACAGTACCTGTTTCCTGGCTCTCGATCGAGCAGCCGACTCGCGGTTCTTGATTATCCGCTTCTTCCTGCGCTCGGCGCCGTCTTGGCCGTCGATGCTCCTGTTAGGCTGCTGCTCCGGTGAACGCTTCTTCGTGCACTCAGAGTGAGCGTCGTTGAAGGAAGAGCCACTGATTTTACAATCACAGGCGCTGGTATTGAGATCATAGCCAAAGAACCTGACGGAGTTGTCAGGACTGGGATCAATCGAAGCCGGAGGACGGCTGCTTGGAGGAGGAACCCGAGTTGCTTCTTTGGGGGCATCCGCAAGGAAGTCCTCGAGGGTGATGCCTCCgaaagaggaggtggtggtggggtTGGAAGTGTGGAAGgtccggtggtggtggtggtggaaggaGAGGAGAGGGGTTGAGGGCACGTCTTGGTGGAGGGTGCTGAGGCTTATGTCCTTCCAAACTTCTTCCATGCATATCAGGTAGGGTAAACAGAGCAAGTAATCGAGAAGAAAACCTGGAGGAAGAGGGCAGGCACTTCACTGCAGATTTGTGAGGCACCGACTCAAAAGCACACTGGTTATCATGTTGTGCTTTGCAAAGGGGCTGTAGGACCAGGAAAACATAATATAGTACTCGAAAGCATCAACTTGCTGTTGCTCGCTAGTGTTGCTTGTTGATCGATCCTTGGTCCGAGGAAGAGCTTTTAATGTGCCCCATAAAAGCTGTAAGATGATCCTGTTCTTACCTTCGTGGTACATGCTTCCACGTCCCGGCTCGTCTCAAGACGACAGGATGTGGCACACATCAAGAATCGCACTGCCGCTCCGATCACATCGTGAGTCACATACCATGATCAGAGGCCGCGATTCAGATCATGACGTGAAAGGCACTTTTCGCGATTCAGATCCGCAGGAACATTCCTCCCGTTTAAATCCTTCCATGTCCAAATCTGTAGATAACAGTTCTCACTTGCTTCGTGTTGGTCAGAGCATGTAGACGGAGTTGAGGTCTTCAGATGCTTCAGATGCACCTGAATTTGGTCTGAAAAGCAAACATTGGTATGTTTTTGCAGTACTTGAAGAATTCTTCTATCTGTTTTGAGTATCTATCTGAACTCTGCAGCTCCACAGTGGAGTTTACTGCTATCAAGTATGACAATTTAGCTTGCAGCAAAGGAGCAACCATGGTTATCATCTTTTCCGTGGCATCCAGGTGCGCAGTAAAAGTGCCTGCCCTCTTTCTTTTCCATGCTTCTGCTTCCTTGTGGCTTTTTCTGGATATGTTCTGCTGCTCATCGGGCTGTGGTCAGAACAAGACTCATGGCAGGGAGGAGGAAATGGGCGGCATTCCAAAAACGAACAGGACTCAGCTTTGGATGTGGCGGAGAAGGGGAAAGGATATCTGTTGGGATGTGACCATTTCAGAATCTGCAGCGCCTTGGTTTGATTGGCTCCATGGTTTACGGACAGGGAGGCAGCTTTCATCTGACAGGAAGATGACAGGTGGTGGGGAATCGTTCGCTGTTCTCCGCTGTGCATGCGCGCTGGAATAAGATTGTGTTCACCTCCTGCTTAGATTTCAATACACGCAGCAAATGTAAAGTCCCAACAACTTTCTCATGATCATTGGACACGGACAAGAAGCTATTCCGATCGAGAGAGACGTCTTGATTCCATGGATCGAGTTTGCACCTGAAAGATACAGAGAGCTTTTGAGAGCAAATTCTGGGATATAAAGCAGTATTTTTGTGAGAGGAAAGAGAAAGATTAGTGCATGAGGGCAGAAATGGGATTGCTGATAACAAAGCCAACATATCTCCTTTTTGTCTCAGGTTGTGAAGGTGATCTGGTTTGGGTTCCGACAAGCAAATGCCAAATCAAATTGATTTGGACAGGAGCTTTGTGCGATGCAATTTGAGGAGCTGCATGATTCCCTCTCTTTTGGTGGAAACACCTTCTGCTTCCTTCATCTGGCCAAATGATTGGGCTGCGACACAACATGCACCATGAACAGTTTGATCAAAACCAAATATGTCAAACAAATTGAAAGTGTAACTTACTCCATCTAAGATTTCAACATGCAATAAAAGCCAAAtggaaaaaatttaaataactgGTTAGTCAAATTTGTCAGAAAATCTATGGAGGACCAAGTGATCATCCAAATTGTCTTTTACTTTGAGCTCTGTTATGCAAAGTCTCTTGTATGAAAAGTTTAGAAGTCAATATATTATTTCTGTCAAAAGAATGTCACATTTGTCAAGTTAGATATCATAAAATACAGGGTTAGGATCACCAATTATTGTATGGCTTCTGTTCTGATCCAATTATTCTATATTAATATAGGTGACTGGAACCCTAATGTTATGATGTGATGGAACATCTTTGACCTCTAAACCCATAACCTATCAGCCAAAGTATATAAATATTTGCTATACTTGAATTGATCAGTGCCAATTCCACCCATGTCCATTCATCCTAAATATATAGATAGCTGCTACATTTAGGTTACCCACTGCCAACTTTTAGTTCTATTGAAAGAAAGAGAGATCACCCCAACTCATGTTCGAGAACATATATCAAAAATGTCAAAAGTGAATTGAAAGGGGTACAAAAAACAACCATTGAACCAATCTAAATAAGATAAGACAATAAGAGTTTTGCGGTTTATATCCTTACAGGAACTAAAGAGAGTCACTACACAGTCCCTACCTCGCCTAAGGGACATTTCATGCTTAAAAGAAGACATATAATGCTTCTATTTTGGTCTTTTGTTATTTGAGAAAGCGCTTGAATCTTTTGAAGTAACAATATTGAAACGATAAGAAAGCAAATGATAGCACAAAATGGACTAAAAGATCTTTCCAAATTGCTGCTGAAGAGACAAACTTAATACGCGGTATGCGTATAATCTTAATgtaatatacacatatatacagagTGAAAAAAAATTCTGAATTTCCATTAAAAACTAATGTATAATTATTTCATGAAGACAAATCTAGAGGTCTTTGGTCTCCATGTCATGCACCTATCTCTGATGTCCTTTTTGACATCAAGgataaaaaataactcaagaattaCAGGTTGTGCATAAATATGAGCACCTGTCATTTTATTCCAACAGCAAGTTTCAACTCATCAACAGTCAGCATCCAGCCTCATCCATTCATCTTAAATAGTTTAATTTAGAACACATGTCCTATGAACTACAAATAGCCTGGAATGATTTTTCGTATGATCTGAGAGAAGAATTTACTAGCTAATAAAATGAATCAAGATAGTACACTATCTTCCATTGGTGTGAAGACAAAACAAGCTTCAGAATTCTGTTGTTTAAGTTTTTGGTTCAACTTTTATGTTTTCTTGGTTAAACTTTATTGCTGTCTGATGGACTGAATAAAAATGCATGTACTCTGCAATTTGATGACTTCTAGACCTACACCTTTTGACTCCCTTGTCAAACTAGTATGCAGGTAAGAGtaacacaaaatgaaaaataTGTTGCTTCAACTTCATTTATCTCTGTTTCTCCACTTCTTGATTGCAAATGaggtcaagatatggacttctggtAGCAGCCAGAAAGTTTCATACTTTGGGAAATAGTTTCAGAATCTCTACAGATGCGGAGAACCAATTTATCTTGGTAGTCTCCTTGTATTCGTTTTACATCAGTTTTATAGGAATAAAACATCCAGCAAATTGATACTTCACTTCAGTACGTGGAAAGCTTACCCATTGCATGTCCTGTAACCATAAACACTAAATCTATGATGCCCAAGAGAATGGGTTATTCAACCATACCCATAAATCTCACCAATAAGATAACGAAAACTGTAAAGCAATCATGAAAGCATTCGCTAAGCAAGGGTTCTCTTAAAAAACTCATTTGCAGATTAAACAGCTTAATCAAGTCTAATTTTCAACTGCTATAAGTCTCTGTCTGATCCTACTTCAGTATTTCAAATTCTAGGTAGTTTAAGTAATACCATATTCAAGTTCTAACTCCATGACTCCATCAATAGACTAGGATTAGGgttcctcaaaaaaaaaaattgcttctTAACAAAAGAGCTCATGACTTCTGATTAATTAACATTTAGCGTTCAACTACTACAAGTCTCTGAATGATCCTATCTCAGTATTGAAACTCTGTACTTTATGTAATAAGTACATTGAAATTCTAGCTTCACGTTTTCCTCTTTCCCAGAACTCCATTCAATAGACTAGCTTTAGGTCTCTCCTAATAGTCTCGCTTCTACAGccctaaatcagaatttccattaAAACTACTTAAATATTTTGCACACCTTAACATCTTTTTGAACCaaataaatttcaaaatgcaCATAGGATTTAGATCTGATAATATTTTACCACAAAATCAGTGattaaaagcgctaggcgccttttggcgccataGTCCCAAAATGGCTGAGGCGTTAGGCCTCGCTCGAGCAAAGTGAAGagctttataatttaaaaattatatatcacgattaataaaaataaattaaaacaaaattatCACATCAAACTTGCATTCATTTAAAGTACCAAATTATGTTGTCCATATCGAATAACaaaatgacaaaataaagtgaGATTAACATCAAAGATCATTAAGATCTTGTTCATCATCTCAATCCTGTCACCATCTAAAGCTGCAACGACAATCCAAGACACTAAAAAGTAGCACTAATCACTACAGCAATAGCAATCATAATCGACATTTCACTACTGATTCACTACAGCAAGCAGCTGCTGTTCTCACAAACATAGACAAACAACAAAGACTAACAGCCAAGCAGGCAGCTATTCTAGTTTCAAATTGACAAACAGCAAAGACGTGGCAGTGGTGAACGGGGAAGAGGGGAGGGAAAGAGGGAAGAGACTGTATGAGGGCTGCGGTGAATGAGAAAGAAGGCAGCGGTGAAAGGGCAAGAAAGCAGCGATGAACGGGAAGATGgaggggaagagggaagaggctgCAGTGAACGTAGGAGGGCTACAGTGAATggggaaggaggagaagagataATAGGGAAGTGGCTGTGGAGTGCTGCGGTGAATGAAGCAGAggtaggagggaggagggaggaggagaaagagagagatataccgggagggaggggaagaagccgctgccgctgccgctgccgccactgCTGTTGGAGGAAGACGTCGCTGCTACCGCTGGAGGAAgacgttgttgctgctgctgaagGAAGACACTGTCGCTGCTGTCGTTGTTCGCCGATGGGACAAACTCCACTGCTGTGCAAAAAcgaggctaattacatattacccactCTAGTTAGACCAATTTAGTATCTTGATccctaaatttaaaaaatttacattgaaatccttataattatgaaagtgaaacatttaaccccATTTACTCTAGTGCTATCAACTTTACTAATGAAGATACAGTGCGAGATAGCACGTGCATGAATCATATGAAAATGatgagcaaaaagataatttcaacgatGGTGGCAAACAGTGGCGTCGTTGGTGGCTATTGTGGTGGTGGTCAACGAGAACGACACGGTAGTCAcctgcctcttcttcctcctccgatgcTAACACAGATGTAGAGCAACACCAGAGGAAGAAGACAAGGCAAAGCGGTGCGACACTGACGTAAATGCCTCACCTCCCTATTCTTTCTCCTTCGGCGCCAACGCAGATGCCTCAccgctctgcctcctcttcctcctcgttgtCAATGTCTGGATCGACATCGACAAGGCCGACTACTGCGTCGTTTTTGCCATCCACCACCACAACAACCACCCACGGCACCATTGTCCGCCACTACcattgaaattacctttttgccTATCGTTTTCGTGTTATTCATGCACATATTGTCACGTGTTATTTTTCATCGGTAAAGCCAACGATATTaggataaatgagattaaatatttcactttcataattatatgaGACGTGTTATGCACATGTCTTACTGCTTTGCTTCCTCGTTGTCAATGTTTAGATCAAGATCAACAAGGTCGACTACTGTGTTGTTTTTGCCATCCACCACCACAACAGCCACCCACGGCACTATTGTTCACCATCACCAATAAAATTACCCTTTTGCCTATCGTTTTCGTGTTATTCATGAACATGCTGTCACGTATTATATCTTTCATCAGTAAAGCCAACGATGTTAGGGTAGATGAGGTTAAATGttccactttcataattatagagatttCAATGTAAATTTTCAAAGTCTAGGGATTGGAATGCTAAGGAGGTTTAACTACATGGGGTAATCTGTAATTAGCCTACAAAAACCATGTAAGAAAGGGTTTCTGCATTAGGTCTCGTGTGTGGACATGTTTTAATCGAACTCTGCAGCCACCGATTAAGGGTCTAATTAGTTTAATCGAATCAGATACGATTCTTTGGTTCAACTCAAGCTCGAACTGGCATGAGTTTAACCAGGTGTCCGCTCAACTCGCTCAACGCTTGGGCCCAGGcgagcgctcgggcctcgcctgggcgagcgcccaaACAACTCGTGACTTCACTACACAAAATGATGATGTTTTATTAGTGTTCAAAACTTTTTAGAATGTGAGTCATGCAATGTAAAACTGAAAACACCAACATCTATGACAAGCGACACAAGACATGCATCAAACAAATGATGTATCACACTATTGCTTGTTTTCTTTCCAAGGAAGATATATTCATCAAAGTCCTAGTTCATTCAAAATTATTACTTTATTGTTTAATAAGGGCAGATGatctgagacaaaaaaaaaaaaaaaattccaggCCTTTAGTGCTCTCTGGCAGCCCTTAAACACAAGGCTGAACCACTTATTCCACAGTCCTTGGCATTAAATCTAAGTTTCCAAAGATTGGGTCCATTAATGCAGGCACCAACTGAACGCATAGGGCTGAGATAACAGTCCTATGTAACCTCAAGAAACCAGAAAATCTAACTGCATATATTCCTAGGGATTAAGAAACCAAAATTTTAGTTAAAGACTGACAAATTGCATGTCCTGTATAAATGTCTATAGCAGAGCTCAATatatttcatagtcttcatcgagTACCAtcagaaaattaagaaaaattacAAGTCATATGGCGACATGAATACAAGTAATAATATAGTAAAAAGGTCCCAAATCTTATGCTGGCAGAATAATCAAGCTTCTATGCACATACATGATCTTCATTCATCAGGTTGAGGTAAATATATATGTTATTGAGATGACAAGAATTTACCACCTTCAAGCATCTGAATAGAAGTTAGAAAAGAACAAGCATAGCACCAATGAAAAGGCAAGGTATAAGCATTACTTGCTAGTTTTAAATTCTAAAAAGgtactcaagaagcaaaaattatgcCACTAGCACAAGAAAGTTTCCAAACCAAAAAACGCCAGTGCACCTCCTCACATCCAACATTTATTAATGTTACCATACGGATAGGATAATCGAAAGCTACAGCTACTTTTCACATGATATCATGAAATAGAGCCAACAAACTACAACagtaaaataacaaaagaaaatctACTAAAAGCGAAAGATAAAAAGAGTAACAGAAAAGCACGAATGATTTCTTATCCaatatagtaaaatattttctagGTAAAAATACGCTGAGACACTAGCAACAATAAATTTTACGGTGATAAGTATGCTAACGATGGATGAGAGGATTCTCTGAGGTACATGAAAAATGCCCTTACAATTGGCTGATGCCCATATTTCTATACATAATGCCAATCTAAATAAGAAGAAATAGATTCTCGACGTGAGACTTCTTGAAGGGATCAACTATGAGATATTGCGTTCTGTACATCAGTGCAATTTCTTGCACTGTTAGAAAAAACTACCCAAAAAGATTCAAATTTGCATTTCTTCTTCGATAATTAGGAGCAAGTTTCATATGACTCCCATTCAATGAGAACTTACACCTCTTCTATTTCAagttatttgatgtacaaaacgaAGTTGAGAATCTACAATAGAGAAAGCCACGGATTAGGGATCCGATCATACATGAGACTTCATGAGATTCCTCCTCGCAGGGAACAGGGCGACGAGCGGCGTCAGCGAGACC
This Musa acuminata AAA Group cultivar baxijiao chromosome BXJ1-2, Cavendish_Baxijiao_AAA, whole genome shotgun sequence DNA region includes the following protein-coding sequences:
- the LOC135581455 gene encoding bZIP transcription factor 27-like isoform X1, whose translation is MEEVWKDISLSTLHQDVPSTPLLSFHHHHHRTFHTSNPTTTSSFGGITLEDFLADAPKEATRVPPPSSRPPASIDPSPDNSVRFFGYDLNTSACDCKISGSSFNDAHSECTKKRSPEQQPNRSIDGQDGAERRKKRIIKNRESAARSRARKQAYINELELEVARLLNENHALRRELEEACAAENCNSSILSWKTKKRRLPLAANPTYKPALRSVFQCF
- the LOC135581455 gene encoding bZIP transcription factor 27-like isoform X3, which encodes MEEVWKDISLSTLHQDVPSTPLLSFHHHHHRTFHTSNPTTTSSFGGITLEDFLADAPKEATRVPPPSSRPPASIDPSPDNSVRFFGYDLNTSACDCKISGSSFNDAHSECTKKRSPEQQPNRSIDGQDGAERRKKRIIKNRESAARSRARKQAYINELELEVARLLNENHALRRELEENPTTSRRALQRTVTAPF
- the LOC135581455 gene encoding bZIP transcription factor 27-like isoform X2 — encoded protein: MEEVWKDISLSTLHQDVPSTPLLSFHHHHHRTFHTSNPTTTSSFGGITLEDFLADAPKEATRVPPPSSRPPASIDPSPDNSVRFFGYDLNTSACDCKISGSSFNDAHSECTKKRSPEQQPNRSIDGQDGAERRKKRIIKNRESAARSRARKQAYINELELEVARLLNENHALRRELEELRMTVVASQNPTTSRRALQRTVTAPF